A genomic stretch from Pieris brassicae chromosome 9, ilPieBrab1.1, whole genome shotgun sequence includes:
- the LOC123714263 gene encoding collagenase-like gives MKLFLVILGVTAAFAVPQQESIELDYHGKIGIPMAARIKAAEEASDFDGSRIVGGSPSQLGDFPYVGGVIVNLVSGAQSVCGSALVSANRALTAAHCWTTASNKGILMTVVYGSNHLFSGGQRVITNNVQVHSEYNAATRANDIAMLVLPTVVSSEYVKPIAIASGNNLYNGVVGSAAGFGIVSDGTPITTGQTLNHVDLTVISNQECARTFAAFVVSSTLCVSGANGKSTCTGDGGSPLVVDGQLIGLASFESASGCQRNLPAGFTRITSYNTWIRSRL, from the exons ATGAAACTGTTTCTTGTAATTCTCGGAGTCACAGCGGCTTTTGCCGTTCCTCAACAAGAGTCAATTGAACTCGACTACCATGGCAAGATCGGTATCCCGATGGCCGCCCGTATCAAGGCCGCTGAAGAGGCAAGTGACTTCGACGGCTCTAGAATCGTCGGTGGATCCCCATCACAACTTGGAGATTTCCCTTACGTG gGAGGTGTTATAGTCAACTTGGTCAGTGGAGCACAGTCAGTGTGTGGATCTGCTCTTGTTTCTGCAAACAGGGCCCTAACTGCAGCTCACTGCTGGACAACTGCCTCTAACAAGGGTATACTTATGACCGTTGTCTATGGTTCCAATCATCTGTTCTCTGGTGGTCAGCGTGTCATTACCAACAATGTCCAAGTCCACAGCGAATACAACGCGGCCACCCGTGCCAACGATATTGCTATGCTCGTTCTTCCTACTGTTGTTTCCTCAG AATACGTCAAACCTATCGCCATCGCTAGTGGCAACAACCTGTACAATGGTGTGGTCGGTAGCGCAGCTGGTTTCGGTATCGTGT CTGACGGAACTCCGATTACGACTGGACAGACCTTGAACCACGTTGACTTGACTGTGATTAGCAACCAAGAGTGTGCCCGTACGTTTGCTGCCTTTGTTGTTAGCTCAACCCTGTGCGTCAGTGGTGCCAACGGCAAAAGTACCTGCACTGGTGATGGTGGTAGCCCTCTGGTCGTCGACGGCCAATTG ATTGGACTGGCATCATTCGAATCTGCCTCTGGCTGCCAACGTAACTTGCCAGCTGGTTTCACCAGAATAACATCCTACAACACCTGGATCCGCTCTcgattgtaa
- the LOC123714156 gene encoding ionotropic receptor 75a-like, producing the protein MLLVFAKTLSIPLLLWIFIGTAAAWDLRFVLDYFRRRDVRHLSLLHCTSPNDELTFGHTFIDNNVRISTCSINKDITKIENVLRRHSVPVGVLLNGACDNTYNVLDKSSKSGLFDASHIWLILDHTSAARNMTIDDMFQQMNLSVDSDIAIATVTGSHYELTDIFNFGKIQGNELERKILGTWDQMNGLKISSKSFKFYDRWDFHNLTFRVVTVVVGQPKTFEPDMLTSLFYTKGISVFTKTAAIVLDVLKEKHNFRFNYTVAGRWIGPPDKNASLAVTNSLYWGQQDLSCTSARITSERLQWVDIFNPPVTQIESRFFYLIPNKGIGNYENRFLTPLSPAVWWCSVGAGIFCVAVLAVAAVLERRPRPAIYAMLSVLGAVCQQGYEEGTGIVEHRYSCQGQRVTLLVIGLTSMLLYNYYTSSVVSWLLSAAPPTLSDIDGLIRSDFELIFENIGYTTGWFEDAGFFYYKGYKDPKEDELREKVRNTKRTKDLYQTVEYGIELIRTGDYAYHTEPYSAYQTISRTFVDSELCRLGSLPMIYPSPVYIMTQKRSSYKEFFNWSLMRLNERGHIKAAQARVAGFIATCSGSTPRALALGQAAPAFGLLASITIVAVVIMFLEILWHRWAYKNRKGLSFPKTRNE; encoded by the exons ATGTTATTGGTATTTGCAAAAACTCTCTCTATACCCTTGTTGTTATGGATATTTATTGGCACTGCAGCTGCGTGGGATTTGCGATTTGTGCTGGACTACTTTAGAAGACGAGACGTCAGACATCTGTCTCTTCTACATTGCACCTCGCCTAATG acgAATTAACTTTTGGTCACACATTCATTGATAACAATGTCAGAATATCAACGTGCAGcattaataaagatataacgaaaatagaaaatgtattacgaagacactctgttcccGTTGGTGTGTTATTGAACGGAGCATGTGATAACACATACAATGTACTAGATAAG TCATCGAAGAGCGGTCTGTTCGACGCGTCGCATATTTGGCTCATTTTAGACCACACCAGTGCTGCACGGAACATGACTATCGATGATATGTTTCAACAAATGAATTTGAGTGTCGATTCCGATATTGCAATAGCTACTGTCACGG GAAGCCATTACGAGCTAACGGATATATTTAACTTTGGCAAGATACAGGGAAACGAATTGGAGAGAAAAATCTTGGGGACTTGGGACCAGATGAACG GTTTGAAGATTTCATCGAAATCATTCAAATTTTATGATCGCTGGGATTTCCACAATCTGACGTTCCGAGTTGTCACTGTG GTCGTGGGTCAGCCAAAAACTTTTGAGCCAGACATGCTTACAagcttattttatacaaaggGAATATCAGTTTTTACAAAAACGGCTGCGATCGTACTGGACGTTTTAAAGGAAAAACACAACTTTAG GTTTAACTATACTGTAGCTGGAAGATGGATCGGACCCCCAGACAAAAACGCTTCTTTG GCAGTGACAAATTCGCTGTACTGGGGTCAACAAGATCTCTCCTGCACTTCAGCCAGAATCACGTCGGAGCGACTTCAATGGGTGGACATTTTCAACCCACCTGTCACACAAATAGA ATCCAGATTTTTCTACCTTATACCAAATAAAGGCATAGGGAACTATGAGAACAGATTTCTGACTCCTCTGTCCCCAGCGGTTTGGTGGTGCTCTGTGGGTGCTGGTATATTTTGTGTTGCAGTGCTGGCTGTAGCAGCTGTTTTGGAACGCAGACCTAGACCAGCGATCTATGCTATGCTTAGTGTACTGGGAGCGGTGTGCCAACAGG GTTACGAAGAGGGGACAGGCATCGTTGAACACCGATATTCGTGTCAAG GTCAACGTGTGACACTTTTAGTCATAGGCTTGACAAGTATGCTACTATACAACTATTATACAAGTAGCGTAGTATCTTGGCTGCTTAGTGCCGCGCCACCCACTCTGTCAGATATAGATGGACTTATTAGGAGTGACTTTGAGCTTATTTTTGAGAATATAGGATATACAACAGGCTGGTTTGAG GACGcaggttttttttactataaaggATATAAGGACCCCAAAGAGGATGAGCTGAGAGAGAAGGTGAGAAACACAAAGCGTACGAAGGACTTGTACCAAACTGTCGAGTATGGAATTGAGCTCATTCGCACAGGAG ATTACGCTTATCACACAGAACCTTACTCCGCGTATCAAACAATCTCACGTACATTTGTCGACTCAGAACTGTGCCGACTGGGATCATTACCCATGATATATCCCTCGCCTGTCTATATCATGACACAGAAGAGAAGCTCTTATAAAGAGTTCTTCAATTGGAG tttaatgcGTCTTAATGAGAGAGGCCATATAAAAGCAGCTCAGGCGCGCGTGGCCGGGTTCATCGCAACATGCTCGGGAAGTACACCACGGGCTCTTGCGCTTGGGCAGGCAGCTCCAGCATTTGGTCTACTGGCATCTATCACTATAGTGGCAGTTGTCATAATGTTTTTGGAGATTCTGTGGCATCg GTGGGCATACAAAAACAGAAAGGGTTTGTCATTTCCTAAAACACGGAACGAGTAG
- the LOC123714144 gene encoding collagenase-like translates to MKLFLVVLGVTAALAAPPLQYEPIVTDYHGQIGIPEAARIKAYENAMDFDGSRIVGGSPANLGQFPFFAGLLANLRGGGQSVCGSTLISSNRVLTAAHCWRTRQFQGQSFIVVLESAYLFRGGLRINSNRVQMHSGYNMDTLVNDIAVIVIQNVGFNNNIRSINLASGSNQFAGSTARAIGFGRTGDSSSGGITNNQVLRHVNLPVITNQECARVYGSRTVISSTICTAGSSRNICSGDSGGPLVLNNVLIGVTSFGAAAGCERGLPSGFARVSSFNSWIRSQM, encoded by the exons ATGAAACTGTTCTTGGTAGTCCTCGGAGTAACAGCAGCGCTAGCTGCTCCTCCATTGCAGTATGAGCCCATAGTTACTGACTACCATGGACAGATTGGTATCCCGGAGGCTGCCCGCATCAAGGCCTATGAAAATGCCATGGACTTCGACGGCTCAAGAATTGTTGGTGGAAGCCCTGCAAACCTTGGACAGTTCCCCTTCttt GCTGGTTTACTTGCCAACTTAAGAGGTGGTGGTCAATCGGTTTGCGGTTCCACTCTTATCAGCAGCAACAGAGTGCTGACAGCTGCCCACTGCTGGAGAACAAGGCAATTCCAAGGCCAATCGTTCATTGTAGTGTTGGAATCTGCTTATCTCTTCCGTGGTGGACTTCGTATCAACAGCAACCGCGTACAAATGCACAGCGGGTACAATATGGACACTCTCGTAAATGATATCGCCGTTATTGTTATCcagaacgttggtttcaaca ACAACATCCGGAGTATCAACCTGGCCTCAGGAAGCAACCAGTTTGCCGGATCAACAGCTAGAGCTATTGGCTTCGGAAGAACCGGTGATT CAAGCTCGGGAGGTATTACGAACAACCAGGTGCTAAGACACGTTAACCTGCCTGTGATAACTAACCAGGAATGTGCCCGTGTTTACGGCTCCAGAACCGTCATCTCCTCTACAATTTGCACAGCTGGTTCCAGCCGCAACATTTGCAGTGGTGACTCCGGCGGTCCCCTAGTCCTCAACAATGTCTTG ATCGGAGTGACATCCTTCGGCGCCGCTGCTGGATGCGAACGTGGTTTACCATCTGGTTTCGCAAGAGTCAGCTCATTTAACTCCTGGATTCGTTCGCAAATgtga